In Nitrospinaceae bacterium, a single window of DNA contains:
- a CDS encoding cupin domain-containing protein, translating into MPFYDPKKMKRALAGETYSTSEGVWATGERMLFGIIDKPAGTGSRPHRHANEQFILVHKGTLKAMIEGKRKTVKTGGIIHIPANALHSMVATDDEDVIFIVAKDTAWGIAGDPDDDSKVGAHLGKGAKKKVAAKYVKIADDLKRSGKSLKSKPLARPSIKAAKKKTVAKKKVAKKK; encoded by the coding sequence ATGCCATTTTATGACCCTAAGAAAATGAAGCGTGCCCTGGCGGGAGAGACCTACAGCACCTCGGAGGGCGTGTGGGCTACGGGCGAGCGGATGCTCTTTGGCATCATCGATAAGCCTGCCGGAACCGGCAGCCGGCCTCACCGCCACGCAAACGAGCAGTTCATCTTGGTCCACAAGGGTACCTTGAAGGCGATGATCGAGGGCAAGAGAAAAACCGTGAAGACGGGCGGGATAATTCATATTCCGGCGAATGCGCTTCACAGCATGGTAGCGACGGATGATGAGGATGTAATTTTTATCGTGGCCAAAGACACCGCCTGGGGCATTGCGGGCGACCCTGACGATGACAGCAAGGTGGGCGCCCATCTGGGCAAAGGTGCGAAGAAAAAAGTGGCCGCCAAATACGTTAAAATTGCAGATGACCTGAAGCGTTCGGGAAAATCCCTCAAGTCGAAACCACTGGCTCGCCCGAGCATAAAAGCAGCGAAGAAAAAAACGGTTGCCAAGAAAAAGGTAGCGAAGAAAAAATAA
- a CDS encoding sulfite exporter TauE/SafE family protein yields the protein MNLLLVFVAAFIGSGLKAIGGFGFATLATPAIALFWDVPTAIAVVSIPTMLTSVLNGWRAREAIEEGLSPFLPFVLASLAGLGLGLTLLFSTDARFMKLFLGAFLIGQILWQWAHPEKARTPEDSLFRGLWMGALSGGMLGTVGMPSHVMAAYLTGMNLSKTRYLFVMSIIQITLRVATITSLFVAGAYTGEAVVLMLIVSVPVFAGFFVGTRLFKRLPEQTFFRTVKAILFVMALSLVIANREILYTFL from the coding sequence ATGAATCTACTTCTCGTTTTTGTCGCCGCCTTTATTGGCTCGGGCTTAAAAGCCATCGGTGGCTTCGGCTTCGCCACACTAGCGACGCCGGCCATCGCGCTTTTCTGGGACGTACCCACCGCCATCGCGGTGGTGTCGATACCCACAATGCTGACAAGCGTGCTAAACGGCTGGCGCGCTCGCGAGGCGATCGAGGAGGGCCTGTCGCCATTTCTCCCCTTCGTTCTGGCGAGCCTCGCCGGCCTCGGACTCGGCCTCACCTTGCTCTTCAGCACCGACGCGCGCTTCATGAAACTGTTTTTGGGCGCTTTTTTAATCGGTCAGATATTATGGCAGTGGGCGCACCCTGAAAAAGCCAGGACACCTGAGGACTCCCTCTTCCGGGGCCTCTGGATGGGCGCTCTGTCCGGCGGGATGCTCGGCACTGTCGGGATGCCCTCGCACGTCATGGCGGCCTATCTCACCGGGATGAATCTCTCGAAAACGAGATATCTCTTCGTGATGAGTATTATTCAGATCACCCTGCGCGTGGCGACAATCACCTCGCTCTTCGTGGCGGGCGCCTACACGGGCGAGGCCGTTGTGTTGATGCTAATTGTCAGCGTGCCCGTCTTCGCGGGATTCTTCGTGGGCACACGCCTTTTCAAGCGGCTGCCCGAGCAGACATTTTTCAGAACGGTGAAGGCGATCCTTTTCGTGATGGCCCTCTCGTTGGTCATCGCCAACAGGGAAATTCTCTACACTTTTCTTTAG
- a CDS encoding LLM class flavin-dependent oxidoreductase, whose translation MDFSLFYILHRPEGMSDAQVYQEAIEQSVAADELGFKCVWFAEHHFSQVGMVPDPLILCAAVAQKTKRIRLGTAISIMSFHNPVRLAEQAAMVDVLSGGRLDLGVGRGSQPREFSGFEAKPSESRAQLKEGLEIVDRLLRGETVTFDGVHYRCRDAVLHPAPLQQPRPPIWVAGTSLETYTYAGEKGFNVMASAGFTGPDVFKEKFALWEEAFVARGGDTSNLPRALLHHLHVCEADEDVAARYEQVAEAEGWYLNYRANVNKVELPGEEDSHLKRNWSYELDVRKIVDGGGVVGGADKVVEEMRRLRDDYGVNDVLVGPWRGPNSKEVMRSLELFAKEVMPAL comes from the coding sequence ATGGATTTTTCTCTTTTTTATATTCTGCACCGGCCCGAGGGCATGAGCGACGCCCAGGTCTACCAGGAGGCCATCGAGCAATCGGTCGCCGCCGATGAACTTGGTTTCAAATGCGTATGGTTTGCCGAACATCATTTTTCCCAGGTAGGGATGGTGCCCGATCCGCTAATTCTCTGCGCCGCCGTCGCGCAGAAAACCAAACGCATCCGTTTGGGTACCGCCATTTCGATCATGTCGTTTCACAACCCGGTTCGTCTTGCCGAGCAGGCGGCGATGGTCGATGTGTTGAGCGGCGGGCGTCTTGACCTCGGCGTTGGACGGGGCTCCCAGCCCCGGGAATTTTCGGGTTTTGAGGCCAAGCCCTCCGAGAGTCGCGCGCAGCTTAAAGAGGGCCTCGAAATTGTGGATCGCCTGCTTCGCGGCGAAACCGTCACTTTCGATGGTGTGCATTACAGATGTAGGGACGCAGTCCTACACCCCGCACCGCTGCAACAGCCCCGTCCCCCCATTTGGGTCGCCGGGACGAGCCTTGAGACCTATACCTATGCTGGCGAGAAGGGCTTTAACGTCATGGCCTCGGCCGGATTCACGGGCCCGGATGTCTTCAAGGAAAAATTTGCTCTTTGGGAGGAGGCCTTTGTGGCCAGGGGCGGCGACACCTCGAACCTTCCCCGGGCGCTGCTTCATCATCTTCATGTCTGCGAGGCGGACGAGGATGTGGCCGCTCGCTACGAGCAGGTGGCCGAGGCCGAGGGTTGGTATTTGAACTACCGCGCCAACGTCAACAAGGTGGAACTCCCCGGCGAGGAGGACAGCCACCTCAAGCGGAACTGGAGCTATGAACTCGACGTGAGGAAAATTGTCGACGGCGGCGGCGTTGTTGGAGGTGCCGATAAAGTAGTCGAGGAGATGCGTCGTCTGCGCGATGATTACGGTGTCAACGATGTGCTCGTTGGGCCCTGGCGAGGACCCAACTCAAAGGAAGTGATGCGCTCGCTGGAATTGTTCGCTAAAGAAGTGATGCCAGCATTATAG
- a CDS encoding PPOX class F420-dependent oxidoreductase: protein MIPESHAHILESKALLHLALILKDGTPHVSPIWFDTEGDLIRINSARGRLKDRVMRVRPAVAFSIVDPENPFCYIGIRGKVVEITKEGAATHIDGLAKKYLGHDTYRNHQPGVSRVLYKVRPEKVFVMGTPPALSD, encoded by the coding sequence ATGATTCCTGAAAGTCATGCCCATATTCTTGAAAGCAAGGCACTTCTTCATCTGGCGCTAATTTTAAAGGACGGCACCCCGCACGTCTCGCCCATCTGGTTCGATACCGAGGGCGATTTGATCCGGATTAACTCAGCCAGGGGCCGCCTCAAGGATCGGGTCATGCGTGTGCGTCCTGCTGTCGCTTTTTCTATCGTCGATCCAGAGAATCCGTTCTGCTATATCGGAATTCGAGGCAAGGTGGTTGAAATTACCAAAGAAGGGGCTGCCACTCACATTGACGGGCTGGCGAAAAAATATCTTGGCCACGATACCTACCGGAACCATCAGCCGGGGGTCTCTCGGGTGCTCTATAAGGTTCGCCCCGAGAAAGTTTTCGTTATGGGAACCCCGCCTGCGCTCTCCGACTAA
- a CDS encoding Gfo/Idh/MocA family oxidoreductase, with protein MCAYAGAKNPIGLAIVGCGNVGRIRGQLARDYPGVEWIGLCDVNEKTGKKLAEDLNADFFTTDYHELLRRSEVNSAILATDENAHAGTLFASIEHGHNILIEKPLATNAVESAKIIAAAEKAEADLVVGYTQRFRRRWLVARDQVTSGQLGDITSATTRAFLNRLIAIERLEPNEDRSMLTPMVVSGTHALDLMLWVMGGAEPNEVYARSGGNVLAGLGTIDSTFSIFSFDDGKLWNMSCCWGLPEQWPAATYSMEIGLIGTKGVLTIDDTHSDIVLATEERHQTHRKGRDDKHVSFLTSYPPGEFIDGQFWGPMREETNSWFSRIYTGAKTPHATGIEGHRDLLLTMACDLSAKRKKPVSLPISEEELQDELRMTNK; from the coding sequence ATGTGCGCTTATGCTGGTGCTAAAAATCCTATCGGTCTGGCCATTGTTGGTTGCGGCAATGTCGGGCGCATTCGCGGCCAGTTGGCTCGCGATTATCCGGGCGTTGAGTGGATCGGCCTTTGTGATGTCAACGAGAAAACCGGAAAAAAGCTGGCAGAGGATTTAAATGCTGATTTTTTCACGACCGACTACCACGAACTGCTAAGGCGCAGCGAGGTAAATTCCGCCATTTTGGCAACTGATGAAAATGCCCACGCTGGGACGCTCTTCGCCTCCATCGAGCACGGACACAACATATTGATTGAAAAACCCCTTGCGACCAACGCTGTCGAGTCAGCAAAAATAATTGCGGCTGCAGAAAAAGCAGAGGCAGATCTCGTTGTGGGGTACACCCAGCGATTTCGTCGCCGCTGGCTTGTTGCCCGGGACCAGGTGACCTCGGGACAGCTTGGCGACATCACATCCGCAACAACTCGGGCATTCCTGAATCGACTGATTGCCATCGAGAGGTTGGAACCGAATGAAGATCGTTCCATGTTGACTCCAATGGTTGTCTCGGGAACCCATGCCCTCGATTTAATGTTGTGGGTAATGGGGGGGGCGGAACCGAATGAAGTGTATGCCCGTTCAGGAGGGAATGTACTGGCTGGCCTGGGTACGATTGATTCCACCTTCAGTATTTTTTCATTCGACGACGGCAAACTCTGGAACATGTCTTGTTGTTGGGGCCTTCCTGAACAATGGCCTGCCGCGACCTATAGCATGGAAATTGGGCTAATTGGCACAAAGGGTGTCCTGACCATCGATGACACGCACAGCGATATTGTACTGGCGACCGAGGAGCGCCACCAAACGCATCGAAAAGGGAGGGATGATAAACATGTAAGCTTCCTGACCAGCTATCCCCCGGGAGAATTTATCGACGGGCAATTTTGGGGGCCCATGCGCGAGGAGACGAATTCGTGGTTTTCACGTATCTACACGGGGGCAAAAACCCCACATGCTACGGGGATCGAGGGACACCGCGACCTTCTATTGACGATGGCATGTGATCTTTCCGCCAAACGCAAAAAACCCGTCTCCCTACCAATCAGTGAAGAAGAGCTTCAAGATGAATTGCGCATGACCAATAAATAA
- a CDS encoding alpha/beta hydrolase, producing the protein MPEAKIRGIHINYEVIGDTGPVIALTPGSRRPYDELVDLSKAIASKGYRVLLHDRRNCGKSDVVFDGSASEHEVWADDLHALAKHVGVENLYVGGSSSGARLAILFAIRHPQALSGLLLWRVTGGQHAVDRLSENYYGQYIKLASTAGMEAVANSEHFAKCISARPSNRERLMKMDVDAFIKVMNSWREAFLQSSSLPIVGATEAQLNAIHSPACLIAGNDIVHTPVTAHKAAGLLPNSELHEDVVEKLPEDKLRHTWDRKEWRDAEPQIAEIFTTFLMKAESGR; encoded by the coding sequence ATGCCAGAAGCCAAAATCCGTGGAATTCACATCAATTACGAAGTCATCGGCGATACCGGGCCGGTTATTGCGTTGACGCCCGGCAGTCGCCGTCCCTATGACGAACTCGTTGATTTGTCGAAAGCCATAGCCTCCAAAGGCTATCGCGTGCTGCTGCACGACCGCCGCAATTGTGGCAAGTCGGATGTGGTTTTTGACGGCTCGGCATCCGAGCACGAGGTCTGGGCCGATGACCTGCACGCTTTGGCAAAACATGTCGGCGTGGAAAACCTCTATGTCGGCGGCTCTTCCTCTGGCGCCCGGCTCGCCATCCTGTTTGCCATCCGTCATCCGCAAGCGCTGTCAGGCCTGCTGCTCTGGCGGGTTACCGGCGGGCAGCACGCAGTCGATCGGCTGTCGGAGAATTACTATGGCCAGTACATCAAGCTTGCTAGCACGGCCGGCATGGAAGCTGTTGCAAATTCCGAGCACTTCGCCAAATGCATCTCGGCGCGGCCTTCGAACCGGGAACGTCTCATGAAGATGGACGTCGATGCCTTTATCAAGGTGATGAACTCCTGGCGCGAGGCGTTCCTGCAATCCTCCTCGCTGCCAATCGTCGGGGCAACTGAGGCGCAACTCAATGCGATTCATAGCCCCGCCTGCCTGATAGCGGGGAATGACATCGTCCATACGCCGGTGACCGCGCACAAGGCGGCAGGGCTTCTGCCCAACAGCGAATTGCACGAGGACGTGGTTGAGAAGTTACCCGAGGACAAATTGCGCCATACCTGGGACCGCAAGGAATGGCGCGATGCGGAACCGCAAATTGCCGAAATTTTCACAACCTTTCTGATGAAGGCCGAAAGCGGACGCTAG
- a CDS encoding Gfo/Idh/MocA family oxidoreductase — MRFDRKELGVAVIGAGRIGTHRSRLAVQHPAVRFLAISDLEPERAEALGNRVGAQVTSGSNEEVIAHPDVNAVIVSTSEFAHVEPILQALELGKPVLVEKPIAMSLEDADRVLSAMEKNKGDLRVGYIMRYKRQYFLGKEQIDEGRLGRLVGATGRVFNSRAQALEILKRSADATPVLDVLTYYVDMMCWFMKGNRPVEVICRGHGIVFKEAGYPKADDVSWAIITFEDGAVVSLGICYSLPAKYPTAGQSVRLEIIGTDGVLMFDEDHKENILYTEKGYPHAYVPGHSLPMVFLGSTSSGDWALDNMYGPIGDETRGWLDYLSTGRPCHLATAAEARQTLEVTIAMEKSAHTGEVVKLPLGEGY, encoded by the coding sequence ATGAGATTTGATAGAAAAGAACTCGGTGTCGCTGTTATCGGAGCCGGCCGCATCGGGACGCACCGATCACGCCTGGCCGTTCAGCATCCGGCGGTTCGATTCCTGGCGATTTCCGATCTGGAGCCAGAGCGCGCCGAAGCGCTCGGGAACCGTGTGGGGGCGCAGGTCACATCGGGCAGCAACGAGGAGGTAATCGCCCACCCCGACGTCAACGCCGTGATTGTCTCCACGTCCGAGTTTGCGCATGTGGAGCCCATTTTGCAGGCCCTCGAGCTTGGCAAGCCTGTCCTGGTCGAAAAGCCCATTGCCATGTCGCTCGAGGATGCGGACAGGGTGCTTTCCGCCATGGAAAAAAATAAGGGTGATCTGCGAGTGGGATACATCATGCGCTACAAGCGGCAGTATTTCCTGGGCAAGGAGCAGATTGACGAAGGCCGGCTGGGCAGGTTGGTCGGCGCGACGGGGCGTGTTTTCAACTCGCGGGCGCAGGCGCTCGAAATACTTAAGCGCTCAGCCGATGCCACGCCGGTTCTCGATGTTCTGACCTACTACGTCGATATGATGTGCTGGTTCATGAAGGGAAACCGGCCGGTGGAGGTCATCTGCCGGGGGCATGGGATTGTTTTCAAGGAGGCGGGATATCCCAAGGCGGATGACGTCAGCTGGGCCATCATCACGTTCGAGGACGGGGCGGTGGTGAGTCTGGGTATCTGTTATTCCCTTCCGGCCAAATATCCCACGGCGGGGCAGAGTGTTCGTCTTGAAATAATCGGCACCGATGGTGTTTTGATGTTTGATGAGGACCATAAAGAGAACATTCTTTATACCGAGAAAGGTTATCCGCATGCCTATGTGCCGGGTCACTCCCTGCCGATGGTGTTCCTGGGCAGCACTTCATCGGGAGACTGGGCGCTGGACAACATGTATGGCCCTATCGGTGACGAGACCCGCGGGTGGCTCGATTATCTCTCGACAGGGCGGCCCTGCCACCTTGCCACGGCGGCGGAGGCGCGCCAGACACTGGAAGTAACGATTGCGATGGAAAAGTCAGCGCACACCGGAGAGGTGGTAAAGCTCCCCCTCGGTGAGGGGTATTAA